A section of the Microbacterium sp. MM2322 genome encodes:
- a CDS encoding HAD-IIB family hydrolase, with translation MSISPDDAAEVVEEIVTDAAEPPRERLLIALDVDGTILLEDETYSPGVVEAVADAQRAGHEVMLATGRSWESTRHILEQLALNPEYVVCSNGAVILKRTGSGESPTYERFHTEQFDATEVLTLLRDHLPSARYMVELPSGRRLFTHHMDDWSLSQADRVAFEELSAHPVSRVVVVSEENTDEDFVDLVSRIGLNKVSYAVGWSAWLDIAPQGVDKATGLELVRTWLDIAAESVVVIGDGRNDIGMFRWARAHGGRAIAMAQGPDEVRSEASELTASVTEGGVTAVLKAL, from the coding sequence GTGAGCATCTCCCCGGATGACGCCGCCGAGGTCGTCGAGGAGATCGTGACGGATGCCGCCGAGCCTCCGCGCGAGCGCCTGCTCATCGCGCTCGACGTCGACGGCACGATCCTCCTCGAGGACGAGACGTACAGTCCCGGCGTGGTCGAGGCGGTCGCCGACGCCCAGCGCGCGGGCCACGAGGTCATGCTCGCGACGGGGCGGTCGTGGGAGAGCACCCGCCACATCCTCGAGCAGCTCGCGCTCAACCCCGAGTACGTCGTCTGCTCCAACGGCGCCGTCATCCTCAAACGCACCGGTTCGGGGGAGTCGCCGACGTACGAGCGGTTCCACACCGAGCAGTTCGACGCGACAGAGGTCCTGACCCTCCTCCGCGACCACCTCCCGTCGGCGCGGTACATGGTCGAACTTCCGAGCGGGCGCCGCCTGTTCACGCACCACATGGACGACTGGAGTCTTTCGCAGGCCGACCGTGTCGCTTTCGAAGAGCTGTCGGCGCACCCGGTCTCCCGCGTCGTCGTGGTCTCGGAGGAGAACACGGATGAGGACTTCGTCGACCTCGTCTCCCGCATCGGCCTCAACAAGGTCTCGTACGCCGTCGGCTGGTCGGCGTGGCTCGACATCGCCCCGCAGGGCGTCGACAAGGCGACGGGCCTCGAGCTCGTCCGCACCTGGCTCGACATCGCGGCGGAGAGCGTCGTAGTCATCGGCGACGGACGGAACGACATCGGCATGTTCCGGTGGGCACGCGCCCACGGCGGACGGGCGATCGCCATGGCCCAGGGTCCCGACGAGGTGCGTTCCGAGGCGTCGGAGCTGACGGCATCCGTCACCGAGGGTGGCGTGACGGCGGTGCTGAAAGCCCTCTGA
- a CDS encoding LCP family protein: MSARHNAKATKFRRQPVARHGELTSPHPIRQVFTILAAIVAVVLVSTTAIGGFYVWDAARSLDENGVAIGGEETQLPPHIGEIEGGVNMLVVGTDSCEGQDLKLFPRCAHDDGGERNDVTMLVHISDAPRRVTVVSFPRDMIVPIPSCKNPDGGSYPAMSAQMINVSYSYGGLGCSVATVEGLTGVDIQFAAAIRWTGVINMSDAIGGVDVCLSDDIKDSHTGLDLKKGEQTLVGAQALQFLRIRHGIGDGSDLGRISNQQQFMSSLVRKLQSGEVLSNYPALLNLANTAIRQVNEKQLVLSESLTSPQRMVQIAMAVADVPYKDIVFVQYPTVYAPGGSRVLPVSSAADVLFTALSENKPIRVTGEASGGNGVTVVGEAGSEGGPTPTATPGATGQPTQGAGDGTVDLPSQITGQSANEVTCTVAQR; the protein is encoded by the coding sequence GTGAGCGCTAGGCACAACGCGAAGGCGACGAAGTTCCGCCGCCAACCCGTGGCCCGTCACGGAGAGCTGACGTCTCCGCATCCGATTCGGCAGGTCTTCACGATCCTCGCCGCGATCGTCGCCGTCGTCCTCGTCAGCACGACGGCGATCGGTGGCTTCTACGTGTGGGATGCCGCGCGCAGCCTCGACGAGAATGGTGTCGCCATCGGCGGCGAAGAGACTCAGCTGCCGCCGCACATCGGTGAGATCGAGGGCGGCGTCAACATGCTCGTCGTCGGCACCGACTCGTGCGAGGGTCAGGACCTGAAGCTCTTCCCGCGTTGCGCCCATGACGACGGGGGAGAGCGCAACGACGTCACGATGCTCGTGCACATCAGCGATGCGCCCCGCCGTGTGACCGTCGTCTCGTTCCCGCGCGACATGATCGTGCCGATCCCGTCGTGCAAGAACCCCGACGGCGGTTCGTATCCCGCGATGAGCGCGCAGATGATCAACGTCTCGTACAGCTACGGCGGACTCGGCTGCTCGGTCGCGACCGTCGAGGGGCTGACAGGCGTCGACATCCAGTTCGCCGCCGCCATCCGGTGGACGGGCGTCATCAACATGTCCGACGCGATCGGCGGTGTCGACGTGTGTCTGAGCGACGACATCAAGGACTCGCACACCGGCCTCGACCTGAAGAAGGGCGAGCAGACGCTCGTCGGCGCGCAGGCGCTGCAGTTCCTCCGCATCCGTCACGGCATCGGCGACGGGTCGGACCTCGGGCGCATCTCGAACCAGCAGCAGTTCATGAGCTCGCTCGTGCGCAAGCTGCAGTCGGGTGAGGTCCTCTCGAACTACCCGGCGCTGCTGAACCTCGCCAACACCGCCATCCGTCAGGTGAACGAGAAGCAGCTGGTCCTCAGCGAATCGCTCACGAGCCCGCAGCGGATGGTCCAGATCGCGATGGCCGTCGCCGACGTGCCCTACAAGGACATCGTCTTCGTTCAGTACCCGACCGTCTACGCGCCGGGTGGGTCCCGTGTCCTCCCGGTCTCGTCTGCGGCCGACGTCCTCTTCACGGCGCTGTCCGAGAACAAGCCGATCCGGGTGACCGGTGAGGCCAGCGGCGGCAACGGTGTCACGGTCGTCGGCGAAGCCGGGTCCGAGGGTGGACCGACTCCGACGGCTACGCCGGGCGCCACCGGTCAGCCCACCCAGGGTGCCGGCGACGGCACGGTCGACCTGCCGAGCCAGATCACCGGACAGTCGGCCAACGAGGTCACCTGCACCGTCGCGCAGCGCTGA